The DNA region TGATggtgaagaacacaagcaatgGCGTCGCCACCGCTACCGCGTTCTCGGACGACAAGGCCAGGCCGGAGAGCGGCGTAGGCGGCAAGTCGGCGGCGAGGCCGTACAAGGGGGTGCGGATGCGGAGCTGGGGGTCGTGGGTGTCGGAGATCAGGGCGCCCAACCAGAAGCGCCGGATCTGGCTCGGCTCCTACGCCACGCCCGAGGCAGCCGCGCGCGCCTACGACGCAGCGCTGCTCTGCCTCAAGGGCTCCGGCGCCGTCCTCAACTTCCCCGCcgcctcgtcgccgtcgtcgtcctcctccccgCACCACGTCGATACCCGCCACTCAGACCCGGCGTCGTCGTCGGGCGCCATGTCACCGAGGTCCATCcaacgcgcggcggccgcggccgccgccgcattcGACGCGGGCCTCGGCGCCAGCGTCGAAGACAGGTGCTCTtccagcgccggcgcgaccACAACGACGTCTGCCTCTCTGTCAGTGTCAACGCTGTGCAGCGCCGATCACGTCCAGGAGCACGCTACCTCGTCGTCCGCCGCGGCCAGCACCGGCTCGCCGGCCGAGGGGGACGAGCTGTGGACGGACCTGGACGCCTTCGCCTCGCCCAAGTTCATGGATCTGATGGCCTCCGGCGCCGCGCCGTTCTCGTCGACGTGGGAGGATCccgaggacgacggcgaggtgatgaggctgtggagCTTCTGCTAAAGCCTATAGGGAGGATCAAGCCCTGTTCAGCGATGTGCATGATACATTGCTCCACATTTTTTCGTCTCCCTGTCAGCATTGCAAGCTAGGTGCATGCATGCCTAGCGTCTACCAAAGATTCTTTCGTTTTTTTATAAGATCAAAAAGATAAATTATTTTTTTGTTCTGAACAGTAAATGTGTGGATTGTTGAGCGAGCGAGAGCATTGGATACTTGCTAGATTTGCCTCCATTTTTGTTAAATTATAGGCTTGGCGATTACTTAATGTAATCGGAAAGTGCTCGGAAGGACACGCTTTGTGTGATTGTGTCTCCTGGCTGGGGAGGCTTCGTGTCTAAGCAGTTTGCAGTTGCACGCTAGCTGTGCTGTACAACAGCTGATCTATCATAGTTTTTGGTGTTGTAAAGGTGAATTCACACCGATGCTTTCGATCTAGCTCGAATCTAGCGCTCCCGTCGCTTTCGCTTCCTCTTTCACATTTAGGTTAAGTGCGTTGCGGTTAATGACACCCGATCTGTTCACTCGATGTCGTCTAATCTGACTTAAACGGGTCTATTCATCGGCAAAACTTCAGCCACAAGTCACACGTACACATTTGCTTACCACATGATATCGTCAAATAATAAAACTCTAGCTGCTGCAACCTGGGACGGGGGCTCAACCCCGGCCGGCAACCTCCGATCCGGTGACGACGCAGGACCAACCGGCCAAAGAAATGACAACATGGTACTGCTTCATAGCTATAGCAGCTGCCTAGCTAGCACATTCCATGTTACTATGAGATAATCTAGTGTATTTGCCGTGACCAATAAATTGTTGAGCAAGTCCTTGTTTAGGATAAACAAACATCGGATCGTTCATGTCGGCAAGTGTTCAAACAAACTAGGAGACACGCGCGTCCGTTCTGGAGCTCTTGAATCGAATGGTGATTGAATTGACTACGCAGCAATTGGGGGGCTACAGGCAGAAGTGCGCATGTTCTGCACAGCtcaacagaggaggaagagtattGTTAATATGTTGTTTGCGGCACTAACCTTTCGTAGATCTCGAGTTCTCGATTCTTCTCCCGGTAGATCCCCCATGATTGAGCCGACGAAATTGATCCATCGGAATCTACTTGACGGGTGGTAGTAGTTCGGTGTAATCATCAATCAGCCTCATAAAGTTAGAAGACACTCGGAACACTGCTATTAAAATTTGTAGAACCGAAACAGACACCAACTAGCAAGATAGTTACCTCATTCCGTGCATTGTGATACACTCGATACACGCGGTGTCTAGTGGTCAGTGAAGTGTCGTGCTGATGCAGCATTGGGTTCGTGGCAGTCCAACCATCGAAATAGACGTCCTGTACCTGAATCAAACAGCACGCAGTTATTTGTTTCATTGAGAAGATGGCAACAATTTTCTCCCAGAGGAAGCTCAGCCCTAGCTGATACAACTGCAGTGGATGCGGGATCAAGAAGCACGGGCAGATGCCTCCATGGCCCCATAAGCTCATGGAATTTTCATACTGTTTCCTCTGAATATAAATTTTGGCATGAACTAGCTTGACTTAAGAAATTCTAGTTACAAAAGTATTAGTTttaagggaaagaaaaggaaggtgTGTTCACCAAAAACAAAACTTACAACAGAGCCAAGAACTACAATGCAATGAACAAGCATTTGGATCTAAGAACAGCTTCGGCAGAATGGATTAATCTCCCACAATGCGGAATATCTGCATTCAAGCTTCCAGCATGCACATTTGTGGCTCCAAGAGTTGCTGCATACCCGCTCAGGGGAAACATGTACTCTGTTTCCTGGTCATTATCTCGGGGTATTCAAACTTCAGAGTACTTCCCCCTTGTATCCCCAATTCAGCTGGGCTTTCGACCAAACAGGTCATGCATTCTCAGGATGATGCAATGCTTCATCCTTTGTTACCTTTGGATCATCACTGGAGCCAACAGCGGTTTTCTGGGTCATTTGTTCATATGCTTCTGTATGATAGTTTTCACTTGCAACATCATCAGAAGTTTTGCTAACTCCTTCACTGTTATCATTGTTATTTACCACACTACTCACATTCTCAGGCTCCTCAGATGCTACAAGATCAGATGACGTTTGAGCGGTCTGAGCAAGAGTAGTTTCAGGGCTGACACCCATACCTTGTGCAAGTGCTACGTACCTAACTACTAGTTGCTTGTAAGAATTCAAGAGGCTTTCAACATCAGCAATGGTCAGGTCACCAGCACGGGCAAATAGGTACGGGTACTCCTGGAACTTTTTGTTCAAGTCATCATCATTGAGGAGTTCAGTAGCTCCTTTCTTCTCTAAATCAGAAACAGATTGCACCCGTTCAACTGGTTTACCACCCACACTCACATCATTGTCCCTTCTCATGTCCTGTCCTGAGCCTTGGATGGGGTCTTTCAAGGATAAGCTAACATCAGAACTCCTATTAGCTTTAAGATTTTGTGATCTCCGCTCTTGGACATCAGGATTGGCTTGATTATCCCGATTTTCCAAGTCAGCTGATAATCCCAACAGGC from Panicum hallii strain FIL2 chromosome 9, PHallii_v3.1, whole genome shotgun sequence includes:
- the LOC112875915 gene encoding vacuolar protein sorting-associated protein 9A-like isoform X2 — its product is MTKLFNRVFASVPEDVKSDEELFEKMSLLQQFIRPENLDIKPEYQNETSWLLAQKELQKINMYKAPRDKLSCILNCCKVINNLLLNASIVSNDNPPGADEFLPVLIYVTIKANPPQLHSNLLYIQRYRRQTRLVSEAQYFFTNILSAESFIWNIDGESLSMNELDFQRKMDWARERLLGLSADLENRDNQANPDVQERRSQNLKANRSSDVSLSLKDPIQGSGQDMRRDNDVSVGGKPVERVQSVSDLEKKGATELLNDDDLNKKFQEYPYLFARAGDLTIADVESLLNSYKQLVVRYVALAQGMGVSPETTLAQTAQTSSDLVASEEPENVSSVVNNNDNSEGVSKTSDDVASENYHTEAYEQMTQKTAVGSSDDPKVTKDEALHHPENA
- the LOC112875916 gene encoding ethylene-responsive transcription factor ERF014-like, with translation MVKNTSNGVATATAFSDDKARPESGVGGKSAARPYKGVRMRSWGSWVSEIRAPNQKRRIWLGSYATPEAAARAYDAALLCLKGSGAVLNFPAASSPSSSSSPHHVDTRHSDPASSSGAMSPRSIQRAAAAAAAAFDAGLGASVEDRCSSSAGATTTTSASLSVSTLCSADHVQEHATSSSAAASTGSPAEGDELWTDLDAFASPKFMDLMASGAAPFSSTWEDPEDDGEVMRLWSFC